Proteins from a genomic interval of Desulfitibacter alkalitolerans DSM 16504:
- a CDS encoding proline--tRNA ligase, with the protein MRVSNMLANTLREVPAEAEIVSHKLLLRAGFIKKVASGVYSYLPMGWRVMQKIMDIIRDEMNKAGGLELGLPSIHPAELWLETGRWNVYGDELFRLKDRHQRDFCLGPTHEEVLTDIVRKEVSSYKQLPLLLYQIQNKYRDERRPRFGLMRGREFIMKDLYSFDKDVEGMRVSYKKMYDAYVNIFRRCGLEFRAVEADSGAIGGKTSHEFMVLAQNGEAEIVYCPNCEYAANVEKAEAHPEVLPGEELKAIEKVHTPGAKTMDKLAEHLDVPKSKTIKTMLYKADEELVCVLVRGDRSVNEIKVKNLLDCVNLEIASEAVIQEEIGIPMGYVGPVDMPQKVKIIADAEINYLSNIVVGANEKDYHLINVNPGRDFRIDIEADVRIVEEGEKCPCSTGSLKKARGIEVGQVFQLGTKYSEALKAVYADEKGNNNYIVMGCYGIGVGRTMAAAIEQNHDQDGIIWPMTIAPFHAAVIPVSSRDEQQVQVAEGIYQDLKNSGVEVIMDDRDERAGVKFKDADLIGYPLQIIIGKKTITEGTVDLVIRKNKEAQQSVRVENVVEAINNLIKADIRSL; encoded by the coding sequence ATGAGGGTTTCCAATATGCTTGCAAATACTTTAAGAGAAGTGCCGGCTGAGGCAGAAATTGTTTCTCACAAGCTTTTATTAAGGGCTGGATTTATTAAAAAGGTCGCTTCAGGTGTTTATAGCTACCTGCCAATGGGCTGGCGCGTTATGCAAAAAATCATGGATATTATCAGAGATGAAATGAATAAGGCTGGAGGATTAGAGTTAGGGTTGCCTAGTATTCACCCTGCAGAATTATGGCTTGAAACTGGCAGGTGGAACGTATATGGTGACGAACTGTTTAGATTAAAGGATAGACACCAACGTGACTTTTGCTTGGGCCCTACTCATGAGGAGGTGCTCACTGATATAGTTAGAAAGGAAGTTAGCTCCTATAAACAGCTGCCATTACTTTTATATCAAATCCAAAATAAATATAGAGATGAACGCAGACCTCGATTTGGCTTAATGCGCGGCAGAGAATTTATTATGAAGGATCTTTATTCCTTTGACAAGGACGTCGAAGGAATGAGAGTTAGCTATAAAAAGATGTATGATGCCTATGTAAATATCTTTAGAAGGTGTGGTTTAGAATTCAGAGCCGTTGAAGCAGACTCAGGCGCCATTGGAGGTAAAACATCCCATGAATTTATGGTATTAGCTCAAAATGGTGAGGCTGAGATAGTGTACTGCCCAAATTGTGAATATGCAGCAAATGTGGAAAAGGCCGAAGCCCATCCAGAGGTGCTGCCAGGGGAAGAACTCAAGGCCATAGAGAAGGTACATACACCAGGTGCAAAAACAATGGATAAATTAGCTGAACATTTAGACGTTCCAAAGTCTAAGACAATAAAAACAATGCTCTACAAGGCTGATGAGGAGCTTGTTTGCGTTCTTGTTAGAGGTGACAGGTCGGTAAATGAAATTAAGGTAAAAAACCTACTAGACTGTGTAAATCTTGAAATAGCTAGTGAAGCTGTAATTCAAGAGGAAATAGGGATTCCAATGGGATATGTTGGCCCAGTTGATATGCCACAGAAGGTGAAAATTATTGCAGATGCTGAAATAAACTATTTATCAAATATAGTAGTTGGTGCAAATGAAAAGGACTACCATTTAATTAATGTAAACCCTGGAAGAGATTTTAGAATTGATATTGAGGCGGATGTTAGAATTGTGGAAGAAGGGGAAAAATGTCCATGTAGTACTGGAAGTTTAAAAAAAGCCAGGGGAATAGAGGTTGGTCAGGTTTTTCAACTAGGGACCAAGTATAGTGAGGCTTTAAAAGCAGTTTATGCCGACGAAAAGGGTAATAATAATTATATAGTAATGGGCTGTTATGGGATAGGTGTGGGTAGAACCATGGCAGCTGCCATAGAACAAAACCATGACCAGGATGGAATCATCTGGCCCATGACAATAGCACCCTTTCACGCTGCAGTTATTCCTGTTTCAAGTAGGGATGAGCAGCAGGTTCAGGTAGCTGAAGGTATATACCAAGATCTTAAGAATAGTGGTGTAGAAGTTATCATGGATGATAGGGATGAAAGGGCAGGTGTTAAATTTAAAGATGCTGATTTAATAGGGTATCCTCTGCAGATAATCATTGGTAAAAAGACTATTACTGAAGGCACAGTAGATTTAGTTATACGCAAAAACAAAGAAGCACAACAATCAGTAAGGGTAGAAAATGTGGTTGAAGCAATAAATAATCTTATTAAAGCTGATATAAGGAGTCTTTAG
- the ispG gene encoding flavodoxin-dependent (E)-4-hydroxy-3-methylbut-2-enyl-diphosphate synthase, translated as MRRKSKVISVGNVCIGGNNPIVVQSMTNTDTRDISSTVKQINNLSDSGCELVRVAVINQEAALAIREIKAKISIPLIADIHFDYRLALQSIESGADGLRLNPGNIGSIDAIKRVVFQARERSIPIRIGVNSGSLEKDILKKYGTPTADALVESALRHVRILENLDYDLIKISVKSSDVKLMVEGYRLLAKEVEYPLHLGVTEAGTVLRGTVKSAVGLGILLSEGIGDTIRVSLTGPPETEVFIGYEILSALGLRKRGLELISCPTCGRCQVNLIAMAEEVERRLAWVDKPIKVAVMGCPVNGPGEAKHCDVGIAGGNKKGLVFRKGKIIANAPQEKLVDLLEEEIKRMLGEGD; from the coding sequence TTGAGAAGAAAGAGTAAAGTAATCAGCGTAGGAAATGTGTGTATTGGCGGAAATAATCCTATAGTAGTACAGTCAATGACAAATACTGATACCAGAGATATAAGCTCTACTGTAAAGCAGATTAACAATCTAAGTGATTCTGGCTGTGAGCTAGTGAGAGTGGCTGTAATTAATCAGGAAGCAGCCCTTGCCATTAGAGAGATTAAAGCTAAAATTTCTATTCCTTTGATTGCAGATATTCATTTTGACTACAGGCTGGCTCTTCAATCCATAGAAAGTGGTGCAGATGGACTACGTTTAAATCCAGGAAATATAGGCAGTATTGATGCCATAAAAAGGGTTGTCTTTCAAGCCAGGGAAAGAAGTATTCCCATTAGAATTGGCGTTAATTCAGGATCTCTAGAAAAGGACATTTTAAAAAAATACGGAACTCCAACAGCAGATGCGCTGGTAGAAAGTGCTTTAAGGCATGTTAGAATTTTAGAAAACCTGGATTATGATCTAATTAAAATTTCGGTCAAATCTTCAGATGTTAAGTTAATGGTAGAGGGCTACAGGTTACTGGCAAAAGAAGTAGAGTACCCTCTACATCTAGGGGTTACGGAGGCTGGCACAGTATTAAGAGGAACAGTCAAATCTGCTGTTGGGCTTGGAATCCTTTTATCAGAAGGAATAGGTGATACTATTAGGGTCTCTCTCACAGGTCCTCCTGAAACCGAAGTGTTTATAGGATATGAGATTCTAAGTGCTTTGGGGCTGAGAAAAAGAGGATTAGAATTAATATCATGTCCAACATGTGGCAGGTGTCAGGTAAATCTTATTGCCATGGCTGAAGAAGTAGAAAGAAGACTAGCATGGGTAGACAAGCCTATTAAAGTTGCGGTCATGGGTTGCCCGGTAAATGGTCCTGGAGAGGCAAAGCATTGTGATGTTGGCATAGCTGGTGGAAATAAAAAGGGATTAGTTTTTCGAAAAGGCAAGATAATAGCAAATGCTCCACAGGAAAAGCTTGTGGACCTTTTAGAAGAAGAAATTAAAAGAATGCTAGGAGAAGGTGATTAA
- the rseP gene encoding RIP metalloprotease RseP, producing MNTAVLAILIFGVLILVHELGHFIVAKATGIRVEEFAIGMGPKILGVKYGETDYSLRALPIGGYNKMSGMEPGTEDDEKGFNSKTVSQRMLVIVAGSLMNFLLAIVLFVLVFSFIGVPANSNVIGDTIAGFPAEQAGLKKGDQLTAINGEPVNNWLELTQIIQKNPEKNLTITVQRENTILQIDVTPKKDPETGLGLIGIRDSLKTYDVWTGLKLGTERAIAILVLIVTSLVHIVTGQAPAEVAGPVGIVQMIGEAAQYGAGMIFNFAALLSLNLGLINLLPIPALDGSRLVFLAIEGVRGKPINPERENFVHLIGFAMLILLMILITYKDILRIFN from the coding sequence ATGAATACAGCTGTATTAGCTATACTTATATTTGGAGTACTAATTCTTGTCCATGAATTAGGACACTTTATAGTGGCAAAGGCAACTGGTATTAGAGTAGAAGAGTTTGCCATTGGTATGGGACCCAAGATCTTGGGTGTTAAATATGGTGAAACGGATTACTCTTTAAGGGCACTTCCTATTGGCGGCTATAACAAGATGTCTGGGATGGAACCTGGGACAGAGGATGATGAGAAGGGGTTCAACAGCAAGACTGTATCACAACGAATGTTGGTAATTGTAGCAGGATCACTTATGAATTTTCTGTTAGCAATAGTACTATTTGTTCTAGTTTTTTCCTTTATAGGTGTTCCGGCTAATTCAAATGTCATTGGCGATACTATTGCAGGCTTCCCAGCAGAACAAGCAGGCTTGAAAAAGGGTGACCAGTTGACTGCTATCAATGGTGAACCAGTTAATAACTGGCTGGAACTTACTCAAATAATACAGAAAAATCCAGAAAAGAACTTGACTATTACTGTGCAGCGTGAAAATACCATACTGCAGATAGACGTTACCCCTAAGAAGGATCCTGAAACAGGTTTAGGGCTAATTGGAATAAGGGATAGTCTAAAAACCTATGATGTTTGGACTGGATTGAAACTTGGAACTGAACGCGCCATTGCAATTTTAGTTTTGATTGTCACCAGTTTAGTTCATATAGTTACAGGTCAAGCCCCTGCAGAAGTTGCTGGACCAGTTGGGATAGTTCAGATGATAGGTGAGGCAGCACAATATGGGGCTGGAATGATCTTTAATTTTGCTGCATTGCTGAGCCTAAATCTTGGATTGATTAATTTACTTCCAATCCCAGCCTTGGATGGAAGCAGGCTTGTATTTCTTGCAATAGAAGGAGTTAGGGGAAAACCGATCAATCCTGAAAGGGAGAACTTTGTGCATTTAATAGGGTTTGCTATGTTAATTCTTTTAATGATACTTATTACATATAAAGACATTCTTAGAATCTTTAATTGA
- a CDS encoding 1-deoxy-D-xylulose-5-phosphate reductoisomerase, whose protein sequence is MQKKIALLGSTGSIGLQTLQVVDMFPEQFKVVSIASGGNRIDLIEKQIIKYNPQVISVTNEECAKKLGVKYKSRQRKVLSGLEGVVEAAVMEDVDLVVAAISGAAGLVPTLAAIKSGKDIALANKETLVAAGALVMEEVNKNGVNLLPVDSEHSAVFQCIEPDQAEAIASIVLTASGGPFRGYSLDALRNVTRQEALKHPNWSMGSKISIDSATLMNKGLEVIEAHWLFGIDYSRIEVVVHPQSIIHSMVRYADGSILAHLGYPDMRIPIQFALTYPKRWGNALKQLDFTQVGTLSFEKPDLQKFPSLELAYGAGKVGGIMPTILNAANEAAVEMFLNDQIKFLQIPQLVETALAKSQQITNPSLEDILEADKAIRLEVKNVYYKGLIN, encoded by the coding sequence ATGCAAAAAAAGATAGCATTGTTAGGGAGTACAGGTTCTATTGGACTACAAACCCTGCAGGTGGTTGATATGTTTCCGGAGCAGTTTAAGGTTGTATCCATTGCTTCAGGTGGAAATAGAATAGATCTTATAGAAAAACAAATAATTAAATATAATCCTCAGGTTATTTCAGTTACAAATGAGGAGTGTGCAAAAAAACTTGGGGTTAAGTATAAAAGCAGGCAAAGGAAGGTTCTTTCTGGTTTAGAAGGAGTTGTTGAAGCAGCAGTGATGGAGGATGTTGATCTTGTTGTTGCTGCTATAAGCGGGGCTGCAGGCTTGGTGCCTACCCTTGCAGCCATTAAAAGTGGCAAGGATATTGCCCTGGCTAACAAAGAAACACTAGTTGCTGCTGGTGCTCTGGTAATGGAGGAGGTTAATAAGAATGGTGTTAACTTATTGCCTGTGGATAGTGAACATTCAGCAGTATTTCAATGCATTGAACCAGATCAGGCTGAGGCCATTGCTTCTATAGTATTGACTGCATCAGGAGGGCCCTTTAGAGGTTATTCGCTAGACGCCTTAAGAAATGTCACACGACAAGAGGCATTAAAACACCCTAATTGGTCCATGGGAAGTAAGATAAGTATTGATTCAGCTACACTAATGAATAAAGGTTTAGAAGTAATTGAAGCCCATTGGCTGTTTGGCATAGACTATAGTAGAATTGAAGTTGTGGTTCATCCTCAAAGTATTATTCATTCCATGGTAAGATATGCTGATGGTTCTATACTGGCCCATCTAGGTTATCCTGATATGCGTATACCAATACAATTTGCTTTAACATATCCTAAAAGATGGGGGAATGCACTAAAACAACTAGACTTTACCCAGGTGGGTACATTATCCTTTGAGAAACCTGATTTGCAAAAGTTTCCATCATTGGAACTGGCATATGGGGCAGGTAAAGTGGGAGGTATTATGCCTACCATATTAAATGCAGCAAATGAAGCAGCGGTAGAGATGTTTTTAAATGACCAGATAAAATTTTTACAGATTCCCCAGCTGGTAGAAACAGCTCTAGCAAAAAGTCAACAAATTACCAATCCATCACTGGAGGATATACTTGAAGCTGACAAAGCAATAAGATTGGAAGTAAAGAATGTTTATTACAAGGGGTTGATTAATTAA
- the ytvI gene encoding sporulation integral membrane protein YtvI — MKDLPEKEIRNLLKAATIVLIFLAIFLFYYYLFPAAWNILGRIIPLILPFVIALVFVGLLEPIVSLFEKKLRLSRTPVIILVIALFFAAIIGVLIWLISMLVIELMKFSNDFPKHASSINAKILEIADNLQNLFTAINIPPQLMDLIDENTSDVLASVRDISIGLLNFLIELAALLPMGIIVFVFAVIAIFFISRDKDMILKSFEKHLPSTLYKRIVLIGSETGSALFGYIRAQVILMLITAGITFLGLQILGVTYAFLVAVLVGIADILPVVGPGAVFVPWIIWEMLNGNYGFAVVLLILYTIVSVVRQVSQPKVVGDNIGLHPLEALIALFVGLRLMGVLGLILGPIIWVVIKTSWKSGVFNRHY, encoded by the coding sequence ATGAAAGACTTACCAGAAAAGGAAATTAGAAATTTATTAAAGGCAGCTACAATTGTATTAATATTTTTAGCAATTTTTCTTTTTTATTACTATCTTTTTCCTGCGGCCTGGAACATTCTTGGTAGAATTATTCCACTAATACTTCCCTTTGTAATTGCCCTGGTTTTTGTTGGGCTGCTGGAACCTATTGTAAGCCTATTTGAGAAAAAACTGAGATTATCCAGGACACCAGTAATTATACTAGTTATTGCTCTTTTTTTTGCAGCTATTATAGGTGTTCTCATCTGGCTAATTTCCATGTTGGTAATAGAATTAATGAAGTTTTCTAATGATTTCCCCAAACATGCCAGCAGTATTAATGCAAAAATACTTGAAATTGCTGATAATTTGCAGAACCTCTTTACTGCAATAAATATACCTCCCCAGTTAATGGACTTAATAGATGAAAACACTTCAGATGTGTTAGCTTCTGTAAGAGACATCAGTATAGGACTGCTCAATTTTCTCATTGAATTGGCTGCCTTGCTGCCAATGGGAATCATAGTTTTTGTATTTGCAGTCATAGCAATATTTTTTATTAGCAGAGATAAAGATATGATATTAAAATCATTTGAAAAGCATTTACCTTCTACCCTATATAAGAGGATAGTGCTTATTGGCTCAGAGACCGGCAGTGCACTTTTTGGCTATATAAGGGCCCAGGTAATTCTTATGCTGATAACTGCTGGTATTACCTTTTTAGGTTTACAGATACTTGGAGTGACTTATGCTTTTTTAGTAGCAGTATTAGTTGGCATTGCAGATATACTGCCAGTTGTAGGGCCAGGTGCAGTTTTTGTTCCCTGGATCATATGGGAGATGCTTAATGGCAATTATGGCTTTGCAGTTGTACTACTAATTTTATATACTATTGTTAGTGTAGTAAGACAAGTTTCACAGCCAAAGGTAGTAGGTGACAACATAGGGCTACATCCATTAGAGGCTCTAATCGCATTATTTGTGGGTTTACGACTCATGGGTGTATTGGGGTTGATATTGGGGCCAATAATCTGGGTTGTGATTAAAACTAGCTGGAAATCAGGTGTATTTAATCGTCATTATTAA
- a CDS encoding phosphatidate cytidylyltransferase — translation MVLKHRLITAVFGIPLLISLIYFGSIPLLIAVLAVFFLGLKEFIHMTENAGYFPLKMSMYIGGFLLIGESYIYKGEHGIFAIFIVFMLLIINLVLLNKISLVTMAVSLLGVIYLSFLKYILLLRDLPNGFLLIFMAFLLTWMVDTGAYFSGRYFGSRKLAPSISPNKTQEGAIGGIIVTMLTAVILHFTLIPIGVLNAIILGLLISILGQIGDLFESLLKRSANVKDSGNLLPGHGGVLDRFDSILFTVPITYYFISILKIF, via the coding sequence ATGGTGCTTAAACACAGATTAATTACTGCTGTATTTGGGATACCCCTATTGATATCTTTAATCTATTTTGGTTCCATTCCATTACTAATAGCAGTTTTAGCAGTATTCTTTTTAGGTCTTAAAGAGTTTATACATATGACAGAGAATGCAGGCTATTTTCCGTTAAAGATGTCCATGTATATTGGAGGCTTTTTGTTGATAGGAGAGTCTTATATATACAAAGGAGAACACGGTATTTTTGCCATTTTTATAGTATTCATGCTGTTAATTATTAATCTAGTATTACTTAATAAAATAAGTTTAGTTACAATGGCGGTAAGTCTTTTAGGAGTAATATATCTGAGCTTTTTAAAATATATCTTACTGTTAAGAGACTTGCCCAATGGATTTCTATTAATATTCATGGCCTTTCTATTAACCTGGATGGTTGATACAGGTGCATATTTCAGCGGAAGGTACTTTGGAAGCAGAAAGCTAGCTCCCAGCATAAGTCCTAATAAGACCCAAGAGGGGGCAATAGGCGGTATTATAGTAACCATGCTGACAGCTGTCATTTTACATTTTACATTAATCCCCATTGGAGTCCTAAATGCAATAATCCTTGGTTTATTAATATCCATATTGGGACAGATAGGAGATTTGTTTGAATCACTTTTAAAGCGCAGTGCAAATGTAAAAGATTCAGGAAACCTTTTGCCAGGACACGGTGGAGTCCTTGATAGATTTGACAGTATTTTATTTACAGTACCCATTACCTATTATTTCATATCCATTTTGAAGATTTTTTAA
- a CDS encoding isoprenyl transferase → MDFLKFFKNKHFAQDMPLGRINRDKIPQHVAIIMDGNGRWAQKRGLPRYAGHKAGVEALKDIVKACIELNIKILSVFAFSTENWKRPKEEVSILMELLTKHLATEKDDLHKNGVKINCIGSLDKLPPSAQTEIAKAHALTKKNHKLILNIALNYGGRLEIVEAAKKLAAKICEGNLKNDEVTEEIFASLLFTGGQADPDLLIRPSGEMRLSNFYLWQTAYTEIYVSSVLWPDFRKDNLIEAIIDYQNRDRRFGGIKK, encoded by the coding sequence ATGGACTTCTTAAAATTTTTTAAAAATAAGCATTTCGCCCAAGATATGCCCCTGGGTAGGATTAATAGGGATAAGATACCCCAACATGTGGCAATAATTATGGATGGAAATGGAAGATGGGCCCAAAAAAGGGGCCTGCCAAGATATGCCGGACACAAGGCTGGTGTGGAAGCTTTGAAGGATATAGTCAAAGCTTGTATAGAGTTAAACATTAAAATACTTAGTGTATTTGCATTTTCTACGGAGAACTGGAAGAGGCCTAAAGAAGAAGTTAGTATCTTAATGGAATTATTAACTAAACATCTAGCTACAGAAAAAGATGACTTACATAAAAATGGAGTGAAAATTAATTGTATTGGCAGTTTAGACAAGCTCCCACCATCTGCACAGACTGAAATAGCTAAAGCTCATGCATTGACTAAAAAAAACCATAAGCTGATATTAAATATTGCTCTAAACTATGGGGGAAGATTAGAAATAGTAGAGGCTGCCAAAAAACTTGCAGCAAAAATATGTGAAGGCAATTTAAAAAATGATGAAGTTACCGAAGAGATATTTGCTAGCCTTTTATTTACTGGTGGACAAGCAGACCCTGACTTATTAATTAGACCCTCTGGGGAAATGAGACTATCAAATTTTTATCTCTGGCAAACAGCCTATACGGAAATATATGTTTCTAGTGTCCTCTGGCCTGATTTTCGAAAGGATAATCTAATAGAAGCTATAATTGATTATCAGAATAGGGATAGAAGGTTTGGAGGAATAAAGAAATAA
- the frr gene encoding ribosome recycling factor — translation MLNEIYSEAEERMKKTIEVLKKEFASIRAGRANPAILDKIRVDYYGVPTPINQMANISVPEPRLLMIQPWDKSVIGNIEKAILKSDLGLNPNNDGSVIRISIPQLTEERRKELVKMVKKKSEDFRVEVRNSRRDANDQIKMFEKDGEISEDDARKGIDKIQELTDNYIEKINQLLENKEMEIMEV, via the coding sequence ATGTTAAACGAGATTTATAGTGAAGCGGAAGAAAGAATGAAGAAGACCATTGAAGTGTTAAAAAAGGAATTTGCATCTATTAGAGCAGGAAGAGCCAATCCCGCTATCCTGGACAAGATTAGGGTGGATTATTATGGTGTTCCAACTCCTATCAACCAGATGGCCAATATTTCAGTACCAGAGCCAAGATTGTTGATGATTCAACCCTGGGATAAAAGTGTCATTGGTAATATTGAAAAGGCCATATTAAAATCTGATTTAGGTCTCAACCCCAATAATGACGGTTCTGTTATCAGAATTTCCATTCCCCAATTGACTGAAGAAAGAAGAAAAGAACTTGTAAAAATGGTTAAAAAGAAGTCAGAGGATTTTCGTGTGGAGGTTAGAAACTCCCGGAGAGATGCCAACGATCAAATAAAAATGTTTGAAAAAGATGGCGAAATAAGTGAGGATGATGCAAGAAAAGGCATAGACAAAATTCAGGAGCTGACTGATAATTATATTGAAAAAATTAATCAATTATTAGAAAACAAAGAAATGGAAATAATGGAGGTATAG
- the pyrH gene encoding UMP kinase, translating into MHEPKFKRVILKVSGEALAGDNDYGIDQKTINLIAMQVKDVVKLGVEMAIVVGGGNIWRGVSGSSKGMDRATADYMGMLATVINALALQDALEAVSVDTRVQTAIEMRQIAEPYIRRRAIRHLEKGRTVIFAGGTGNPYFSTDTTAALRAAEIEAEVILMAKKVDGVYDCDPVKNPAAKKFSDLDYIDVLNRGLGVMDSTATSLCMDNKIPLIVFNINQHGNILKAVLGEKIGTYVGR; encoded by the coding sequence TTGCATGAGCCTAAATTTAAAAGGGTAATATTAAAGGTAAGTGGTGAAGCATTAGCAGGTGACAATGATTATGGTATTGATCAAAAAACTATAAATTTAATAGCCATGCAGGTTAAGGATGTGGTCAAGTTAGGAGTAGAAATGGCTATTGTGGTAGGCGGAGGAAATATATGGAGAGGTGTATCAGGCAGCTCAAAGGGCATGGATAGAGCAACGGCAGATTATATGGGTATGCTGGCAACAGTCATTAATGCCCTTGCCCTACAGGATGCTTTAGAAGCTGTTTCAGTTGATACAAGGGTTCAAACAGCCATTGAAATGAGGCAAATTGCTGAACCATATATCAGGCGCAGAGCTATCAGGCATCTTGAAAAGGGTAGGACTGTAATTTTTGCAGGGGGAACTGGAAACCCTTACTTCTCTACTGATACTACTGCAGCTTTAAGGGCAGCTGAGATTGAAGCAGAAGTAATTTTAATGGCTAAAAAAGTGGATGGTGTATATGACTGTGATCCAGTGAAGAATCCTGCTGCAAAAAAGTTTTCAGATTTAGATTATATTGATGTGCTAAACAGGGGTCTGGGAGTAATGGACTCTACAGCTACATCACTTTGCATGGATAATAAAATACCTTTGATTGTATTTAATATAAATCAACACGGAAACATTTTAAAAGCAGTTTTAGGGGAAAAAATTGGAACATATGTAGGGAGGTAA
- the tsf gene encoding translation elongation factor Ts, whose translation MITASMVKELREKTGAGMMDCKKALQKCEGNLEKAIDYLREKGLADAAKKSGRVAADGAVASYIHGNGRIGVLVEVNCETDFVAKTDDFKELCHDIAMQIAASKPLYVSPEDVPQEILEKEKTILKAQALNEGKPEKVVEKMVTGRLEKYLKEICLLEQPFIKDPDKAVKDLIKEKIAKIGENISVRRFSRFELGEGIEKQKADFASEVQSMMCQN comes from the coding sequence ATGATCACCGCTTCAATGGTAAAAGAGCTTAGAGAAAAAACTGGTGCTGGTATGATGGATTGTAAAAAGGCACTCCAAAAATGTGAAGGAAATTTAGAAAAAGCAATTGACTACTTACGGGAAAAAGGTTTAGCTGATGCTGCGAAAAAATCAGGTAGGGTTGCAGCAGACGGAGCAGTTGCCTCTTACATACACGGAAATGGTCGTATTGGCGTTTTAGTAGAAGTTAATTGTGAAACTGATTTTGTTGCCAAGACAGACGATTTTAAAGAGTTGTGTCATGATATAGCCATGCAGATAGCTGCTTCTAAACCTCTATATGTATCACCTGAGGATGTACCCCAAGAGATTTTGGAAAAAGAAAAGACTATACTTAAAGCACAGGCATTAAATGAAGGAAAGCCTGAAAAAGTTGTAGAAAAAATGGTAACCGGCAGACTTGAAAAATATCTAAAAGAGATTTGCTTACTTGAGCAACCATTTATTAAAGATCCTGACAAGGCAGTTAAGGATTTAATTAAAGAAAAGATAGCAAAGATTGGGGAAAATATTTCTGTAAGAAGGTTTAGTCGTTTTGAACTTGGCGAAGGCATAGAAAAACAAAAGGCTGACTTTGCATCAGAAGTTCAATCTATGATGTGTCAAAATTAA
- the rpsB gene encoding 30S ribosomal protein S2, whose protein sequence is MSVISMKQLLEAGVHFGHQTRRWNPKMARYIFTERNGIYIIDLQKTVRMVEDAYNFIRDVAASGKKILFVGTKKQAQESVKEEAERSGQFYVNERWLGGMLTNFGTIRKRVERLYELEKMEVDGTFNLLPKKEVAQLMHERDKLQRFLGGIKEMTELPGALFVVDPRKERIAIAEAKRLHIPIVAIVDTNCDPDEVDIVIPGNDDAIRAVKLLTAKMADAVIEGAQAAIGEAELEVINE, encoded by the coding sequence ATGAGTGTTATCTCAATGAAACAATTGTTAGAAGCAGGTGTTCATTTTGGCCATCAGACTAGAAGATGGAATCCTAAAATGGCTCGTTACATTTTTACTGAAAGAAATGGTATTTACATTATCGACCTACAAAAAACAGTAAGAATGGTTGAGGATGCATATAACTTCATTAGGGATGTTGCAGCTAGCGGAAAGAAAATTTTATTCGTAGGGACTAAAAAACAAGCTCAAGAATCTGTAAAAGAAGAAGCTGAGCGTTCTGGACAGTTTTATGTAAATGAGCGTTGGCTTGGAGGAATGCTGACTAACTTTGGAACCATTCGCAAAAGAGTTGAAAGATTATACGAACTTGAGAAAATGGAAGTAGATGGAACATTTAATCTTTTGCCTAAAAAGGAAGTTGCACAGTTGATGCATGAGAGGGATAAGCTTCAAAGATTCCTTGGTGGTATTAAGGAAATGACTGAGCTGCCTGGAGCATTATTTGTTGTAGATCCTAGAAAAGAAAGAATTGCTATTGCTGAAGCTAAAAGACTACACATACCTATTGTTGCAATTGTTGATACAAATTGTGATCCTGACGAAGTAGATATAGTGATTCCTGGTAACGATGATGCTATTAGAGCTGTTAAACTATTAACAGCAAAAATGGCTGACGCTGTTATTGAAGGAGCACAGGCAGCTATAGGCGAGGCTGAATTAGAAGTTATTAATGAATAG